The Raphanus sativus cultivar WK10039 chromosome 2, ASM80110v3, whole genome shotgun sequence genome includes a region encoding these proteins:
- the LOC108839954 gene encoding casein kinase 1-like protein 12 isoform X2 produces the protein MEARVGNKFRLGRKIGSGSFGEIYLGTHIQTHEEVAIKLENAKTKHPQLLYESKLYRLLQGGTGVPNVKWFGVEGEYNVLVIDLLGPSLEDLFNFCSRKLSLKSVLMLADQMITRVEYFHSKSFLHRDLKPDNFLMGLGRRANQVYIIDFGLAKKYRDNTTHQHIPYRENKNLTGTARYASMNTHLGIEQSRRDDLESLGYILMYFLKGSLPWQGLKAGTKKQKYERISEKKVSTSIESLCRGYPSELASYFHYCRSLRFEDKPDYNYLKRIFRDLFVREGFQLDYVFDWTILKYQKSQLTAAPSRGLATPAAGTSAERVRPTMDSSRRRTSGALDNSASTRTPMMPRTSLFAQSAGSSRRVTSEELQRCRDGDGIRNSGVVSTSEGKRSSSTRKQYDSAMKGIETLQVSDERFHHH, from the exons ATGGAGGCTCGCGTGGGAAACAAGTTTCGTCTCGGACGCAAAATCGGAAGCGGTTCTTTTGGAGAGATCTATCTCG GTACTCATATTCAAACACATGAAGAAGTTGCCATCAAGCTT gaaaATGCGAAGACAAAACATCCACAGCTGCTCTATGAATCCAAGTTATACAGACTTCTACAGGGaggaa CTGGTGTTCCAAATGTCAAGTGGTTTGGTGTTGAAGGCGAGTACAATGTTCTGGTCATTGATTTACTTGGCCCTAGTCTTGAAGACTTGTTCAATTTCTGTAGCAGGAAACTTTCTCTCAAGTCAGTCCTCATGCTTGCTGATCAAATg ATAACCCGTGTTGAGTATTTCCATTCCAAATCTTTCCTTCACCGTGACCTCAAGCCTGACAATTTTCTCATGGGGTTAGGAAGACGTGCAAACCAG GTGTACATCATTGACTTTGGTCTTGCTAAGAAGTACAGGGATAACACTACTCATCAGCACATTCCTTACAG AGAAAATAAGAATCTCACTGGAACTGCAAGATACGCTAGTATGAATACTCACTTGGGAATTG AACAAAGCCGAAGGGATGACTTAGAATCTCTTGGTTACATCCTCATGTATTTCCTTAAAGGAAG TCTTCCATGGCAAGGACTTAAAGCTGGAACCAAGAAACAAAAGTATGAGAGAATCAGCGAAAAGAAAGTCTCTACATCCATCGAG TCTTTATGCCGTGGCTACCCATCCGAACTAGCATCTTACTTTCATTACTGCCGCTCCCTCCGGTTTGAAGATAAACCAGACTACAATTATCTCAAAAGAATATTCAGGGATCTCTTTGTCCGTGAAG GGTTTCAATTGGATTATGTCTTTGACTGGACCATACTGAAGTACCAAAAGTCACAACTAACAGCTGCCCCATCACGTGGCCTCGCAACTCCTGCGGCTGGAACCAGTGCGG AGAGAGTGAGACCAACGATGGATTCATCAAGAAGGAGAACCTCTGGAGCTCTTGACAACTCTGCGTCTACTAGAACCCcaatg ATGCCAAGAACGTCACTGTTTGCACAGTCAGCAGGATCATCGAGGCGAGTAACGTCAGAGGAGCTACAGAGATGCCGTGACGGTGACGGAATAAGAAACTCTGGGGTGGTTTCAACGTCGGAAGGGAAGAGATCATCTTCCACCAGGAAACAGTATGACTCTGCGATGAAAGGTATTGAGACTCTCCAAGTCTCAGACGAAAGGTTTCACCACCACTGa
- the LOC108839954 gene encoding casein kinase 1-like protein 12 isoform X1, translated as MEARVGNKFRLGRKIGSGSFGEIYLGTHIQTHEEVAIKLENAKTKHPQLLYESKLYRLLQGGTGVPNVKWFGVEGEYNVLVIDLLGPSLEDLFNFCSRKLSLKSVLMLADQMITRVEYFHSKSFLHRDLKPDNFLMGLGRRANQVYIIDFGLAKKYRDNTTHQHIPYRENKNLTGTARYASMNTHLGIEQSRRDDLESLGYILMYFLKGSLPWQGLKAGTKKQKYERISEKKVSTSIESLCRGYPSELASYFHYCRSLRFEDKPDYNYLKRIFRDLFVREGFQLDYVFDWTILKYQKSQLTAAPSRGLATPAAGTSAGEEERVRPTMDSSRRRTSGALDNSASTRTPMMPRTSLFAQSAGSSRRVTSEELQRCRDGDGIRNSGVVSTSEGKRSSSTRKQYDSAMKGIETLQVSDERFHHH; from the exons ATGGAGGCTCGCGTGGGAAACAAGTTTCGTCTCGGACGCAAAATCGGAAGCGGTTCTTTTGGAGAGATCTATCTCG GTACTCATATTCAAACACATGAAGAAGTTGCCATCAAGCTT gaaaATGCGAAGACAAAACATCCACAGCTGCTCTATGAATCCAAGTTATACAGACTTCTACAGGGaggaa CTGGTGTTCCAAATGTCAAGTGGTTTGGTGTTGAAGGCGAGTACAATGTTCTGGTCATTGATTTACTTGGCCCTAGTCTTGAAGACTTGTTCAATTTCTGTAGCAGGAAACTTTCTCTCAAGTCAGTCCTCATGCTTGCTGATCAAATg ATAACCCGTGTTGAGTATTTCCATTCCAAATCTTTCCTTCACCGTGACCTCAAGCCTGACAATTTTCTCATGGGGTTAGGAAGACGTGCAAACCAG GTGTACATCATTGACTTTGGTCTTGCTAAGAAGTACAGGGATAACACTACTCATCAGCACATTCCTTACAG AGAAAATAAGAATCTCACTGGAACTGCAAGATACGCTAGTATGAATACTCACTTGGGAATTG AACAAAGCCGAAGGGATGACTTAGAATCTCTTGGTTACATCCTCATGTATTTCCTTAAAGGAAG TCTTCCATGGCAAGGACTTAAAGCTGGAACCAAGAAACAAAAGTATGAGAGAATCAGCGAAAAGAAAGTCTCTACATCCATCGAG TCTTTATGCCGTGGCTACCCATCCGAACTAGCATCTTACTTTCATTACTGCCGCTCCCTCCGGTTTGAAGATAAACCAGACTACAATTATCTCAAAAGAATATTCAGGGATCTCTTTGTCCGTGAAG GGTTTCAATTGGATTATGTCTTTGACTGGACCATACTGAAGTACCAAAAGTCACAACTAACAGCTGCCCCATCACGTGGCCTCGCAACTCCTGCGGCTGGAACCAGTGCGG GGGAGGAAGAGAGAGTGAGACCAACGATGGATTCATCAAGAAGGAGAACCTCTGGAGCTCTTGACAACTCTGCGTCTACTAGAACCCcaatg ATGCCAAGAACGTCACTGTTTGCACAGTCAGCAGGATCATCGAGGCGAGTAACGTCAGAGGAGCTACAGAGATGCCGTGACGGTGACGGAATAAGAAACTCTGGGGTGGTTTCAACGTCGGAAGGGAAGAGATCATCTTCCACCAGGAAACAGTATGACTCTGCGATGAAAGGTATTGAGACTCTCCAAGTCTCAGACGAAAGGTTTCACCACCACTGa